From a single Photobacterium gaetbulicola Gung47 genomic region:
- a CDS encoding prolipoprotein diacylglyceryl transferase (COG0682) — MSQGYLTFPNIDPVLIEIGPLAIRWYGMMYLLGFVFAMWLANRRADKPGSGWTREQVSDLLFAGFLGVVLGGRIGYVLFYNFPLFLDNPLYLFKVWTGGMSFHGGLLGVIAALFWYARKHNRTFFNVADFVAPLVPFGLAVGRLGNFINGELWGRVTDVPWAMIFPTGGDLPRHPSQLYQFFMEGFLLLIILNLFIRKPRPAGAVSGLFLFGYGVFRFIAEYFREPDAHLGLFAGWISMGQILSLPMVIGGALMILWAYKCQPKGKAA; from the coding sequence ATGAGCCAAGGTTATTTAACGTTTCCGAATATTGATCCGGTGTTGATTGAGATCGGGCCGTTAGCCATCCGCTGGTATGGCATGATGTATTTATTGGGGTTTGTATTTGCCATGTGGTTGGCCAACCGCCGGGCGGACAAGCCGGGCAGTGGTTGGACTCGCGAGCAGGTCAGTGACTTGTTGTTTGCTGGCTTCCTCGGCGTGGTACTGGGGGGGCGTATTGGCTACGTGCTGTTCTATAACTTCCCGCTGTTTTTGGATAATCCGCTGTACTTGTTCAAGGTCTGGACCGGCGGGATGTCGTTCCACGGCGGGTTACTCGGGGTGATTGCGGCCTTGTTCTGGTATGCGCGTAAGCATAACCGTACCTTTTTCAATGTCGCCGACTTTGTTGCCCCGCTAGTGCCTTTTGGCTTGGCGGTAGGGCGTTTGGGCAACTTTATTAACGGGGAGCTATGGGGGCGTGTCACCGACGTGCCTTGGGCCATGATCTTCCCAACAGGTGGGGATTTGCCTCGCCATCCTTCGCAGTTATATCAGTTCTTCATGGAAGGCTTCTTACTGCTGATTATTCTTAATCTCTTTATTCGCAAGCCGCGCCCGGCTGGGGCGGTATCGGGGCTGTTCTTGTTTGGCTACGGGGTGTTCCGCTTTATTGCTGAGTACTTCCGCGAGCCGGATGCGCACCTTGGCCTGTTTGCCGGTTGGATCAGTATGGGGCAGATTTTGTCATTGCCAATGGTCATTGGTGGTGCTCTGATGATACTGTGGGCCTACAAGTGCCAACCGAAAGGTAAGGCGGCTTAA
- a CDS encoding fused phosphoenolpyruvate-protein phosphotransferase PtsP/GAF domain protein (COG3605) codes for MLTQLREIVEKVAAAPSLLDALEQLVISTCKAMKTECCSVYIADQQRQRFTLMATKGLRKPHRYVGLPFGQGLVGLVADRAEPINVADARHHPHFKHLPGIGEESFSSFFGTPIIHQRQVLGVLVIQQREQREFDESEESFMVTLAAQLAVLLAHAKAQGMWPDQHNGLHLVGSAASTGVAVARAWWDDNQPRLEHVAPASCLDREAEQERLTIAIEMASAEFRRLRKRFDSELHKETLAIFDLFSHLLNDPMLRKDLFHKIAGGDLAEWAIRQVVETYSARFANMEDAYLKERAQDIRELGQRLLFFLANEEVSELSWEEPVVLLTRELTAAMLASVPRDKLAAVVSQEGAANSHAAILSRALGIPAVMGVDFVPEKIHNSLVIVDGYRGDLLVNPNRHVLAEYLRLQKEEQELAAVVETGLDKPAATLDGERIHIFLNAGLSADTSIAVNRGVDGVGLYRTEVPFLLQRSFPSEEEQTQQYQSILETYSGKPVVMRTLDIGGDKPLPYLAIEEDNPFLGWRGIRFTLDHPEIFLIQVRAMLKASIGHDNMDILLPMISGIAELDESLTLIERAYTEVAKTAAEQGRVLRRPRIGIMIEVPSILYQLPVLKGRVDYISVGSNDLTQYLLAVDRNNSRVAGVYDALHPSVIHALKHIIDVSQQLQLPVSVCGELAGDPIGALLLVGMGYRSLSMNTRNVAKIKYMLRHVSVDDMKQLADYALSATYADEVRRNTIEFVDGHGLGGFIRAGK; via the coding sequence ATGCTGACGCAACTAAGAGAAATTGTTGAGAAGGTGGCGGCGGCCCCGAGTCTGCTTGATGCCCTCGAACAACTGGTGATCAGCACCTGCAAGGCCATGAAGACCGAGTGTTGTTCGGTCTACATTGCGGATCAGCAGCGCCAGCGTTTTACTTTGATGGCGACCAAGGGGTTGAGAAAGCCCCATCGTTATGTTGGCTTGCCTTTTGGCCAAGGGTTGGTTGGCTTGGTGGCCGACAGGGCGGAACCAATTAACGTTGCCGATGCCCGGCATCATCCCCATTTCAAACATCTCCCCGGGATCGGGGAAGAGTCTTTCAGCTCCTTTTTTGGTACGCCGATTATTCATCAGCGCCAAGTCCTTGGTGTACTGGTGATCCAGCAGCGTGAGCAGCGCGAGTTCGACGAGAGTGAAGAATCCTTCATGGTGACGTTGGCCGCGCAGCTGGCCGTGTTGCTTGCCCATGCCAAGGCGCAGGGAATGTGGCCGGATCAGCACAACGGCCTTCACTTGGTAGGCTCTGCAGCCTCCACCGGGGTGGCAGTTGCTCGCGCCTGGTGGGATGACAACCAGCCTCGGCTGGAACACGTGGCCCCGGCCTCCTGCCTGGATCGCGAAGCGGAACAAGAGCGTTTGACCATTGCTATCGAAATGGCAAGCGCTGAGTTTCGCCGCCTGCGCAAGCGCTTCGACAGTGAGCTGCACAAGGAAACGCTGGCCATATTTGACCTGTTCAGCCACCTGCTCAATGATCCCATGCTGAGAAAGGATCTGTTCCACAAAATTGCCGGTGGTGATTTGGCCGAGTGGGCGATCCGCCAAGTGGTGGAAACCTACTCTGCCCGCTTCGCCAATATGGAGGACGCCTACCTCAAGGAGCGGGCGCAGGATATTCGTGAGCTAGGCCAGCGGTTGCTGTTCTTTCTGGCCAATGAAGAGGTTTCCGAACTGTCTTGGGAGGAGCCGGTTGTTCTGTTGACCCGCGAGCTGACCGCCGCCATGCTGGCCAGCGTGCCGCGCGATAAGCTGGCTGCCGTCGTATCCCAGGAAGGTGCGGCCAACTCCCATGCCGCGATTCTTTCCAGAGCTCTGGGGATCCCCGCGGTGATGGGGGTCGATTTTGTGCCGGAGAAAATCCACAACAGCCTGGTCATTGTCGATGGCTACCGTGGCGACCTGCTGGTCAACCCGAACCGGCATGTGCTGGCTGAATACTTGCGCCTGCAGAAGGAAGAGCAGGAATTGGCAGCAGTGGTTGAAACCGGGTTGGATAAACCGGCGGCGACACTGGATGGTGAGCGGATCCACATTTTTCTCAATGCCGGCCTTAGCGCCGATACCAGTATTGCCGTCAACCGCGGTGTAGACGGGGTTGGCTTGTATCGGACCGAGGTACCGTTCTTGTTGCAGCGCAGTTTCCCGTCGGAAGAAGAGCAGACCCAGCAATACCAGTCGATCCTCGAAACCTATAGTGGCAAGCCGGTGGTTATGCGCACCCTGGACATCGGTGGTGATAAACCGCTGCCCTATTTGGCGATTGAGGAGGATAACCCGTTTTTGGGCTGGCGAGGGATCCGCTTTACCTTGGATCATCCTGAAATCTTCCTGATCCAGGTGCGGGCGATGCTCAAAGCCAGTATCGGCCACGACAACATGGATATCCTGCTGCCGATGATCTCCGGCATTGCTGAGCTGGACGAGTCGCTGACGCTGATTGAGCGAGCCTATACCGAAGTCGCGAAAACTGCGGCCGAGCAGGGGAGGGTATTACGTCGGCCTCGGATTGGGATCATGATCGAAGTCCCATCCATTCTCTACCAGCTACCGGTACTGAAAGGGCGGGTGGATTATATTTCTGTCGGAAGCAACGACCTGACCCAGTATTTGTTGGCGGTTGACCGGAACAATTCGCGGGTTGCCGGTGTCTATGATGCGTTGCACCCGTCGGTGATCCATGCGCTCAAGCATATTATTGATGTCAGCCAGCAGCTGCAATTACCGGTCAGTGTGTGTGGCGAGCTGGCCGGTGATCCGATTGGCGCTTTGTTGCTGGTCGGCATGGGGTACCGGTCGCTCAGTATGAATACCCGCAATGTTGCCAAGATAAAATACATGCTGCGCCACGTTTCGGTCGATGACATGAAGCAGTTGGCCGATTACGCCCTGTCGGCCACCTATGCCGATGAGGTCAGGCGTAATACGATCGAATTTGTTGACGGCCACGGCTTGGGCGGATTTATTCGTGCGGGTAAGTAG
- a CDS encoding putative sigma-54 dependent transcriptional regulator (COG1221,COG2204), protein MKRANGSSTVLGTLVILGGGAPAWIKMLEQAGWACHRCYDLRAAESLLLEVGPCIGVVDLTRDEFSLQGVAGLVNRNKQVRWLALVHERQLDHDVICQFILNFCIDYFTDPVPESQLLDTIGHQRGMLQLERRVWPQLGVFGQSGLQGEQAAMKSLRHHVKRIAMTELPVLVQGEIGTGKELVARAIHQASTRGREAFVCVNCESLTESWMVDVGAENQPKCSLQAADGGVLFLDEITHLDLARQQDLVRFLRDESLTTETGRRVSADIRLMVSTRYTQDELLASGLLCEELYYRLSAFGITVPTLRERGEDIVLLAEFFMLKFARQYNSPVKKLSPEAGQLLMNYSWPGNVREMIGHIKRAILLSDDKILDVEHLDLPRTMDDKQSLKEIRSDSERGAILAVLENNKGQISAAARELGISRATMYRLLNKHDLVPPPKHLRQDR, encoded by the coding sequence ATGAAAAGAGCAAATGGAAGCAGCACTGTATTGGGGACTTTGGTGATCTTGGGGGGCGGTGCACCAGCGTGGATAAAAATGCTGGAGCAAGCGGGTTGGGCTTGCCATCGCTGTTACGATCTCCGTGCCGCCGAATCACTGTTGCTGGAGGTGGGTCCCTGCATCGGCGTGGTCGATCTCACCCGGGACGAGTTCAGCCTACAAGGGGTGGCTGGCTTGGTGAACCGTAATAAACAAGTCCGATGGCTGGCGCTGGTCCACGAGCGTCAGTTGGACCATGATGTGATATGCCAATTTATCCTCAACTTCTGCATTGACTACTTTACCGATCCCGTCCCGGAGTCCCAACTGCTCGATACGATTGGCCACCAACGCGGGATGCTGCAGCTTGAGCGGCGGGTCTGGCCGCAACTTGGTGTGTTCGGTCAGTCGGGCTTGCAGGGTGAGCAGGCTGCAATGAAAAGTCTTCGCCACCATGTAAAGCGGATCGCCATGACGGAGCTCCCAGTCTTGGTCCAGGGGGAAATAGGGACGGGTAAGGAATTGGTTGCCCGGGCTATCCACCAAGCGTCGACGCGTGGTAGAGAGGCTTTTGTCTGTGTCAATTGCGAGTCGCTGACCGAAAGCTGGATGGTGGATGTGGGGGCGGAGAACCAGCCTAAGTGCAGTCTGCAAGCGGCGGATGGCGGGGTATTGTTCCTCGATGAAATCACCCACCTTGACCTAGCCCGGCAACAGGATTTGGTCCGTTTCCTGCGTGATGAAAGCTTGACGACTGAAACCGGTAGGAGAGTGAGCGCCGATATCCGTTTGATGGTGTCTACTCGCTATACCCAGGATGAACTGCTGGCGTCAGGTTTGCTCTGCGAGGAGTTGTATTATCGGCTCAGTGCGTTTGGGATCACGGTACCCACGCTGCGCGAGCGGGGGGAAGATATCGTGTTGCTGGCCGAATTTTTCATGCTTAAATTTGCCCGGCAGTATAACAGCCCGGTCAAAAAGCTATCACCGGAAGCGGGCCAGTTGCTGATGAACTATTCGTGGCCAGGCAATGTTCGGGAGATGATAGGCCATATCAAGCGGGCGATTCTGTTGAGTGATGACAAGATACTCGACGTGGAGCATCTTGATCTGCCGAGAACGATGGATGACAAGCAAAGCCTCAAGGAAATCCGCTCTGATTCTGAGCGTGGAGCAATCTTGGCGGTACTCGAAAACAACAAAGGACAGATTTCCGCCGCGGCCAGAGAGCTCGGTATTTCAAGGGCAACGATGTACCGCCTACTTAACAAGCATGATCTGGTCCCCCCACCCAAACACCTTCGGCAGGATAGGTAA
- a CDS encoding hypothetical protein (COG1012), whose protein sequence is MKFRIATLVMTGSVLVGCTSLQLVPPESHYQGSLPDVYKQELNQLNTLPSTPFRGGVQTYHFDSDTSLLTIIYRLPNPRWSWNLGQKEFEQEEFPFICQQLGHEIHQGLGVRYWFSGGGGFVSNIVTDETCQSFSS, encoded by the coding sequence ATGAAATTTCGCATTGCTACATTGGTTATGACTGGCAGTGTATTGGTGGGGTGTACATCGCTTCAGTTGGTACCGCCGGAGAGTCATTATCAGGGAAGCCTCCCCGATGTCTACAAGCAGGAGTTGAATCAGCTCAATACCCTGCCCAGTACACCTTTTCGAGGTGGCGTGCAGACCTACCACTTTGACTCAGACACTTCTTTGCTCACCATAATATACCGCCTGCCGAACCCAAGATGGTCATGGAATTTAGGGCAGAAGGAATTTGAACAGGAAGAGTTTCCGTTTATCTGCCAGCAATTGGGCCATGAGATTCATCAGGGGCTTGGGGTGCGTTATTGGTTCTCCGGTGGTGGTGGTTTTGTCTCCAATATTGTGACCGACGAGACTTGCCAGTCTTTCTCTTCTTGA
- a CDS encoding dinucleoside polyphosphate hydrolase (COG0494), translating to MIDGDGYRPNVGIVICNSHGQVFWARRYGQHSWQFPQGGIDEGETPEQAMYRELYEEVGLTKKDVRIVASSRHWLRYKLPKRLVRWDSKPVCIGQKQKWFLLSLECDESKVNMQRGSTPEFDGWRWVSYWYPVRQVVSFKRDVYRRALKEFAAIAMPFKERKERKKRRGKRG from the coding sequence GTGATTGATGGCGATGGGTACCGCCCAAATGTGGGTATTGTGATCTGTAATAGCCATGGCCAAGTATTCTGGGCTCGACGATATGGACAACATTCCTGGCAGTTTCCGCAAGGTGGGATTGATGAGGGGGAGACCCCTGAGCAAGCCATGTATCGGGAATTATACGAGGAAGTAGGGCTAACCAAGAAGGATGTACGGATTGTGGCGTCTAGCCGCCATTGGCTACGTTACAAATTACCCAAGCGGCTGGTTCGCTGGGATTCCAAGCCGGTTTGTATCGGGCAAAAGCAGAAGTGGTTTCTGCTCAGTCTAGAATGCGATGAGTCTAAGGTGAATATGCAACGTGGCAGTACGCCGGAGTTTGATGGTTGGCGCTGGGTCAGCTATTGGTATCCCGTGCGGCAGGTTGTGTCTTTCAAGCGAGATGTATATCGCAGAGCATTAAAAGAATTTGCTGCCATAGCCATGCCTTTTAAAGAGCGCAAAGAACGAAAAAAGCGCCGGGGCAAGCGCGGCTAA
- a CDS encoding putative Sodium/glutamate symporter (COG1301), producing MKKSLSGKIFAGLFAGLIIGTAIQYLFNGVTLMDTYVLGLAEGAGGMFVSLIKLLVVPLVYVSIVCGIVELKDITAFGRLGGKTFALYIINTIIAITAALTIGMIIQPGAGANLAGTVTEAVQLTTTETPDIFSLIVNIVPSNPVQAFANGDMLQIIFMAILTGLAIQALDTRGGPAIKTFKMANEIMMKLVGLVMSLAPFGVFALMIQLGATLDANTLMSVAGYVALVVSMLVFWIFFFYPMMVGLTTGIKPSAFLRHTREQILFSLSTASSNATIPVTMRTLTDKIGVSKSVAGFGVPLGATMNMSGVSIYIALATLFVANAFGQPINSADIFTLGLTILLLSIGAGGVPGGGVVMVGVLLHQLGLPPEGLAIVAAVDRINDMFCTSSNVVGDTAVNTIVAKSENEIGSVEADAEPQSERVTVS from the coding sequence ATGAAGAAATCGCTATCAGGAAAGATTTTTGCAGGCCTGTTTGCCGGCCTGATTATCGGTACGGCAATACAGTACCTGTTCAACGGCGTGACCTTGATGGATACTTATGTGCTCGGCCTGGCTGAAGGGGCTGGCGGCATGTTTGTTTCGCTGATCAAATTGTTGGTCGTGCCGTTGGTGTATGTGTCGATAGTTTGCGGCATCGTTGAACTGAAAGACATTACCGCATTTGGTCGCCTTGGTGGTAAAACCTTTGCCCTCTACATTATTAATACTATCATCGCGATCACCGCAGCCCTGACTATTGGCATGATTATCCAGCCGGGTGCGGGGGCTAACTTGGCCGGTACGGTGACTGAGGCTGTGCAGCTGACCACGACCGAAACGCCGGATATCTTTTCCCTGATCGTCAACATCGTACCGAGCAATCCGGTACAGGCGTTTGCCAATGGCGACATGCTGCAGATCATCTTCATGGCGATCCTGACTGGCCTGGCCATTCAGGCGCTTGACACCCGTGGCGGCCCTGCAATCAAGACGTTCAAAATGGCCAACGAAATCATGATGAAGTTGGTCGGGCTGGTCATGAGCCTGGCACCATTCGGTGTATTTGCACTGATGATCCAACTGGGTGCCACCTTGGATGCCAATACCCTGATGTCGGTAGCCGGTTATGTTGCCTTGGTTGTCTCGATGCTGGTGTTCTGGATTTTCTTCTTCTATCCAATGATGGTAGGCCTGACTACTGGCATTAAGCCGAGTGCTTTCCTGCGCCATACCCGCGAGCAGATCCTGTTCTCGCTATCAACCGCGAGCTCGAACGCCACGATTCCGGTGACCATGCGGACCCTGACTGACAAGATTGGTGTGTCTAAGTCTGTGGCAGGCTTCGGTGTGCCTCTTGGTGCGACCATGAATATGTCCGGTGTGTCTATCTATATTGCTTTAGCTACCCTGTTTGTTGCCAATGCGTTTGGCCAGCCAATCAACAGCGCGGATATCTTTACCCTCGGCCTGACCATCCTGTTGCTGTCTATCGGTGCCGGTGGGGTACCGGGCGGTGGTGTGGTGATGGTTGGTGTATTGTTGCACCAGCTGGGTCTGCCGCCAGAAGGGCTTGCGATTGTTGCAGCGGTTGATCGTATCAATGATATGTTCTGTACCAGCTCGAACGTGGTTGGTGATACTGCAGTCAATACTATTGTGGCTAAATCAGAAAATGAAATAGGCAGCGTTGAAGCTGATGCCGAACCGCAGTCCGAGCGTGTCACTGTGAGCTAA
- a CDS encoding oxidoreductase (COG0667), whose translation MKYHKIPHSSLEVSKICLGTMTFGEQNNEQDAHSQLDLAFERGINFIDTAEMYPVPPNRETQGLTETFIGNWLKNKGVRDKVVLATKVAGPRNLPYIRPEMALDRRNIHDAVEASLNRLQTDYIDLYQLHWPQRETNCFGQLNYQYQEDHSGVTLTDSLDALAELVRAGKIRYIGLSNETPWGVMSFLRLAEKHDLPRVVTIQNPYNLLNRSFEVGLSEISHHEGVELLAYSPLAFGTLSGKYLNGARPQGARCSLFERFSRYFKPQGIAATEAYVNLAHEHGLDPAQMALAFVNQRPFVASNIIGATTLEQLNANIDSLDIELNTEVMEALQEIGIQYSNPCP comes from the coding sequence ATGAAATACCACAAGATCCCCCACTCGAGTCTTGAGGTCAGCAAAATCTGCCTCGGGACCATGACCTTCGGTGAACAGAATAACGAGCAAGACGCGCACAGCCAGCTTGACTTGGCTTTTGAACGCGGGATCAACTTCATCGATACTGCCGAGATGTATCCTGTCCCACCAAATAGAGAAACCCAGGGGCTGACAGAAACTTTTATTGGCAACTGGTTGAAAAACAAAGGGGTGAGGGATAAGGTGGTTCTCGCCACTAAAGTCGCTGGCCCGCGTAACCTCCCCTACATCCGGCCGGAGATGGCCCTCGACCGACGCAATATCCACGATGCGGTTGAAGCCAGCCTCAACCGGCTGCAAACCGACTATATCGATCTCTACCAGTTACACTGGCCGCAGCGTGAAACCAACTGCTTCGGCCAACTCAACTACCAATACCAAGAAGATCACTCCGGTGTGACCCTGACCGACTCGCTCGACGCATTAGCCGAACTGGTCCGGGCCGGAAAAATCCGCTATATCGGCTTGTCCAACGAAACCCCATGGGGCGTGATGTCTTTTTTGCGCTTGGCCGAAAAGCACGACCTGCCAAGGGTTGTGACCATCCAGAACCCGTACAACCTACTCAACCGCAGCTTTGAAGTCGGCCTGTCCGAAATCAGCCACCATGAAGGCGTCGAGCTTCTGGCCTACTCACCGCTGGCATTTGGTACCCTGAGCGGCAAGTACCTCAATGGTGCACGCCCGCAAGGCGCTCGCTGTTCCCTGTTCGAGCGCTTCTCGCGTTACTTCAAACCACAAGGGATTGCCGCGACCGAGGCCTATGTCAACCTTGCCCATGAGCACGGATTAGATCCGGCCCAGATGGCACTGGCTTTCGTCAACCAGCGCCCCTTCGTCGCCAGCAATATCATTGGCGCGACGACACTTGAGCAGCTCAATGCCAATATCGATAGTCTGGATATTGAACTGAACACCGAGGTGATGGAGGCGCTGCAAGAGATCGGCATTCAGTATTCCAACCCTTGCCCATAA
- a CDS encoding DNA mismatch repair protein (COG3066) produces the protein MQPTPKTEQELLMRANALAGMTLGELAQIANITVPPDLRRDKGWVGQLLEWHLGASAGSKPVPDFADLGIELKTIPVGYHGRPLETTFVCVAPLIGLHGLCWENSHIRHKLARVLWIPVEGERDIPLAERHVGSPLLWSPSAEEEQQLRQDWEELMDMIVLGQVEQITARHGEVLQLRPKAANSKALTEAYGANGQPIKTLPRGFYLKTHFTAGLLEKYFIL, from the coding sequence ATGCAACCGACCCCGAAGACTGAACAGGAACTTTTGATGCGTGCCAACGCACTGGCCGGGATGACCCTCGGTGAACTGGCGCAAATAGCCAATATCACTGTCCCGCCAGATCTGCGACGTGACAAAGGCTGGGTGGGTCAACTGCTGGAATGGCACCTCGGTGCCAGTGCTGGCAGCAAGCCGGTACCAGACTTCGCGGACCTCGGCATTGAGCTCAAGACCATTCCGGTCGGGTATCACGGCAGGCCATTGGAAACCACCTTCGTTTGTGTGGCTCCGCTGATAGGGCTGCACGGCCTGTGCTGGGAAAACAGTCATATTCGCCACAAGCTGGCCCGGGTGCTGTGGATCCCGGTAGAGGGTGAGCGCGATATTCCCTTGGCCGAACGCCATGTCGGCTCTCCGCTGCTGTGGAGCCCTTCGGCAGAAGAGGAGCAGCAACTAAGGCAAGACTGGGAAGAGCTGATGGATATGATCGTGCTCGGCCAGGTCGAGCAGATCACTGCCCGCCACGGCGAAGTGCTGCAACTGCGTCCGAAAGCCGCCAACAGCAAAGCGCTGACAGAAGCCTACGGTGCCAACGGCCAGCCGATAAAGACCCTGCCGCGAGGCTTTTACCTCAAGACCCACTTCACCGCCGGCTTGCTGGAAAAGTACTTTATTCTGTAA
- a CDS encoding lysyl-tRNA synthetase (COG1190) yields the protein MTDQLQDENKLIAERRAKLDKIREQCKANGHPNDFRRDSLAADLQAKYGELSKEELEEAGNVVAIAGRIMAKRGPFLAIQDVSGRIQAYADKAVQKELKEKYAGLDIGDIIGVKGALHKSGKGDLYVNMEEYVLLTKALRPLPEKFHGLTDQEMRYRQRYVDLIVNDESRKTFIIRSKLVASIRNFMMSKGYLEVETPMMHVIPGGATARPFITRHNALDIDMYLRVAPELYLKRLVVGGFDRVFEINRNFRNEGLSPRHNPEFTMMEFYQAYADYKDLMDLTEEMLSTVAMDVLGSTSMPYGDEMVEFGGKYARMSMFEAIKHYNPDHEQIQALTEEDLQNRELMVAIAKSVHVEVEDFWTCGQLLEEIFGETAEPKLIQPTFITGYPADISPLARRSDDNPFFTDRFEFFIGGREVANGFSELNDAEDQDARFKAQVEAKDAGDDEAMFYDADYITALEHGLPPTAGQGIGIDRLAMLFTNTHTIRDVLLFPAMRPQNNNA from the coding sequence ATGACTGATCAATTACAAGATGAGAATAAGCTGATTGCTGAACGTCGCGCGAAATTGGATAAAATCCGCGAGCAGTGCAAGGCAAACGGCCACCCAAATGATTTCCGTCGCGATAGCCTAGCGGCAGATCTGCAGGCTAAATACGGCGAACTGAGCAAAGAAGAACTGGAAGAAGCGGGCAACGTTGTGGCGATTGCTGGCCGTATCATGGCTAAGCGTGGTCCTTTCCTTGCTATCCAGGATGTATCTGGCCGTATTCAGGCTTATGCTGACAAGGCGGTTCAGAAAGAGCTGAAAGAGAAATACGCTGGCTTGGACATCGGTGACATCATCGGTGTGAAAGGTGCCCTGCACAAGTCAGGCAAAGGCGATCTTTACGTCAACATGGAAGAGTACGTGCTGCTAACCAAGGCACTGCGTCCTCTGCCGGAGAAATTCCACGGTCTGACAGACCAGGAAATGCGCTACCGCCAGCGTTATGTTGATCTGATCGTCAACGATGAGTCGCGCAAGACGTTCATCATCCGCTCTAAGCTGGTGGCTTCTATCCGCAACTTCATGATGTCGAAAGGCTACCTTGAAGTGGAAACGCCAATGATGCACGTGATCCCTGGTGGTGCGACGGCACGTCCGTTCATTACCCGCCACAACGCGCTGGACATTGATATGTACCTGCGTGTTGCGCCTGAGCTATACCTGAAGCGTTTGGTCGTTGGTGGTTTCGATCGTGTGTTCGAAATCAACCGTAACTTCCGTAACGAAGGCCTATCGCCACGTCACAACCCTGAATTCACCATGATGGAATTCTACCAGGCTTACGCGGACTACAAAGATCTGATGGATCTGACCGAAGAGATGCTGAGCACGGTGGCGATGGACGTACTGGGCTCAACGTCTATGCCTTACGGTGACGAGATGGTTGAGTTTGGTGGCAAGTATGCACGCATGAGCATGTTCGAGGCGATCAAGCACTACAACCCTGATCACGAGCAAATTCAGGCGCTGACAGAAGAAGATCTGCAGAACCGTGAGCTTATGGTTGCGATTGCCAAGTCTGTTCACGTTGAAGTGGAAGATTTCTGGACATGCGGCCAGCTGCTTGAGGAGATCTTTGGTGAAACGGCTGAGCCTAAACTGATCCAGCCAACCTTCATCACTGGTTACCCGGCAGATATCTCGCCATTGGCTCGCCGTAGCGACGACAACCCGTTCTTCACCGACCGTTTCGAGTTCTTCATCGGCGGTCGCGAAGTCGCAAACGGCTTCTCCGAGCTAAACGATGCTGAAGATCAGGATGCGCGCTTCAAGGCTCAGGTTGAAGCCAAAGATGCGGGTGACGACGAGGCGATGTTCTACGATGCGGATTATATTACCGCACTGGAGCACGGTCTTCCACCGACAGCGGGTCAGGGTATCGGTATCGACCGCCTGGCGATGCTGTTCACCAATACTCACACGATCCGTGACGTACTTCTGTTCCCGGCAATGCGCCCGCAGAACAACAACGCGTAA
- a CDS encoding hypothetical protein (COG0730), protein MADMLVLYGNELWVFACCLVLGAIVGILAGLLGIGGGLLVVPALVWLLPQAGVEANLVMHIALGTSLASIVLTSGSSARNHFRLGNVDLAIVRSLAPGVVLGGLGGSFVAELVPTSLLPKIFAIIVLLLATQMLLSMRFSSQRDLPGGVGTFCSGGMIGVVSSLAGIGGGSLTVPFLNWHGVEMRRAIGCASFSGALIAIAGMSGFVLAGVGEQTLPPMSLGYVYLPALLGIVLVSMQTTRYGAAWVSHLPTPVLKKIFAVFLLFISIKMFMG, encoded by the coding sequence ATGGCCGACATGTTGGTTTTGTATGGCAATGAGCTGTGGGTATTTGCCTGCTGTTTGGTGTTGGGTGCCATTGTCGGTATTTTAGCCGGCTTGCTTGGGATCGGTGGCGGGTTGCTGGTGGTGCCAGCGCTGGTCTGGCTGTTGCCGCAAGCCGGGGTCGAAGCTAACTTGGTGATGCATATTGCCTTGGGTACGTCCCTTGCCAGTATTGTGCTGACATCGGGATCGTCGGCACGCAACCATTTCCGGCTCGGTAATGTCGATTTAGCTATTGTCCGTAGCTTGGCGCCGGGAGTGGTATTGGGGGGACTGGGCGGCAGTTTTGTTGCCGAGCTGGTACCAACCTCGCTGCTACCGAAAATTTTTGCCATTATTGTGTTATTGCTGGCAACCCAAATGCTGCTGTCGATGCGATTTAGCAGCCAGCGTGATTTGCCCGGAGGCGTGGGAACTTTTTGCTCGGGTGGGATGATTGGCGTGGTGTCCAGTCTAGCCGGGATTGGCGGCGGTTCGCTGACTGTGCCGTTTCTCAATTGGCATGGGGTAGAAATGCGACGGGCAATAGGCTGTGCTTCTTTCTCCGGGGCGCTGATTGCGATTGCGGGAATGAGCGGGTTTGTGCTGGCGGGAGTTGGTGAGCAGACTTTGCCACCGATGAGCTTGGGTTATGTCTATTTGCCGGCGTTACTCGGGATAGTCCTGGTCTCAATGCAGACAACACGCTATGGTGCCGCGTGGGTAAGCCACTTGCCAACACCGGTGCTAAAGAAAATATTTGCTGTTTTTTTACTGTTTATCAGTATCAAAATGTTTATGGGGTAG